The uncultured Cohaesibacter sp. genome window below encodes:
- the nqrF gene encoding NADH:ubiquinone reductase (Na(+)-transporting) subunit F, with product MEEFALGITFFILIVLALVAIILFARSRLVSTGNVNITINGEKTISVPAGGKLLGALASQKIFVASACGGGGTCAQCRCKVFEGGGSILPTEEAHITKREAKEGDRLSCQVAVKQDMKIEVPEEVFGVKKWECTVRSNDNVATFIKNLVLELPAGEHVHFRAGGYIQIAAPAHQVAYKDFDVAEEYREDWDKFNLWQYVSKVDEPIERAYSMANYPEEEGIIMLNVRVASPPPGQPNVPPGQMSSYIFNLKPGDKVTISGPFGEFFARDTKKEMIFVGGGAGMAPMRSHIFDQLKRIKTDRKITFWYGARSKREMFFVEDFDQLAAENPNFTWHVALSDALPDDNWTGYTGFIHNVLYEQYLRDHEAPEDCEYYMCGPPIMNQSVINMLLDLGVDREDIMLDDFGG from the coding sequence ATGGAAGAGTTTGCCCTTGGCATCACGTTCTTTATCCTGATCGTTCTGGCTCTGGTGGCTATCATTCTGTTCGCCCGCAGTCGTCTGGTCTCCACGGGTAATGTGAACATCACCATTAACGGTGAAAAGACCATTTCCGTTCCTGCCGGTGGCAAGTTGCTTGGTGCATTGGCGAGCCAGAAGATTTTCGTGGCATCTGCCTGTGGCGGTGGTGGTACCTGTGCTCAGTGCCGGTGTAAGGTCTTTGAAGGCGGCGGGTCCATCCTGCCGACCGAAGAAGCGCACATCACCAAGCGCGAAGCCAAGGAAGGCGATCGCCTTTCCTGTCAGGTTGCCGTCAAGCAGGACATGAAGATCGAAGTACCTGAAGAGGTCTTCGGCGTCAAGAAATGGGAATGCACGGTGCGGTCCAACGACAACGTTGCGACCTTCATCAAAAATCTGGTGCTTGAACTGCCTGCAGGTGAACATGTTCACTTCCGCGCCGGTGGTTACATCCAGATTGCTGCTCCGGCTCATCAAGTTGCCTACAAGGACTTCGATGTTGCTGAGGAATATCGCGAAGACTGGGACAAGTTCAATCTGTGGCAGTATGTCTCCAAGGTTGATGAGCCCATCGAACGCGCCTATTCCATGGCCAACTATCCTGAAGAAGAAGGCATTATCATGCTCAACGTACGTGTCGCTTCGCCTCCTCCGGGGCAGCCGAACGTACCTCCGGGGCAGATGTCCTCCTATATCTTCAACCTGAAGCCAGGTGACAAGGTCACGATTTCCGGCCCGTTCGGCGAGTTCTTCGCCCGCGATACCAAGAAGGAAATGATCTTCGTCGGTGGTGGCGCCGGTATGGCTCCGATGCGTTCGCACATCTTCGATCAGCTCAAGCGGATCAAGACCGATCGCAAGATCACCTTCTGGTATGGTGCCCGTTCCAAGCGCGAAATGTTCTTTGTTGAAGATTTCGACCAGCTGGCAGCCGAAAATCCGAACTTCACTTGGCATGTTGCCTTGTCGGATGCGCTGCCGGATGACAACTGGACCGGCTACACCGGCTTCATTCACAACGTTCTCTACGAACAGTATCTGCGTGATCATGAAGCACCGGAAGACTGCGAATACTACATGTGCGGTCCTCCGATCATGAACCAGTCCGTGATCAACATGCTGCTCGATCTGGGCGTTGATCGCGAAGATATCATGCTCGACGACTTTGGCGGCTAA
- a CDS encoding GFA family protein, translating to MIKPGHTYNAACHCGSVKYRVSISKGDKPPRRCTCSICRMRGAAAVSTPLDGIEFLEGKEFLTLYQFGTRTAEHYFCSKCGIYTHHKRRSNPDEYGINIACIEGVSPFDFDEIPVHDGVNHPRDNDGKARLAGILRYERFDE from the coding sequence TTGATAAAGCCGGGACACACTTACAATGCGGCCTGCCATTGCGGTAGCGTGAAATACAGGGTCAGCATTTCCAAAGGCGACAAGCCACCGCGCCGCTGCACCTGTTCCATATGCAGGATGCGTGGGGCAGCCGCGGTTTCGACTCCACTCGACGGCATCGAGTTTCTGGAGGGGAAAGAGTTCCTTACCCTCTATCAATTCGGCACTAGGACGGCGGAGCATTACTTCTGCTCGAAATGCGGCATCTACACTCATCACAAGCGGCGCTCCAATCCGGACGAATACGGCATCAACATCGCCTGCATAGAAGGTGTCAGTCCGTTCGATTTTGACGAAATCCCGGTTCATGATGGTGTCAACCATCCGCGCGACAATGACGGCAAAGCACGACTGGCAGGCATTTTGCGTTACGAACGGTTTGATGAATAA